The DNA sequence AGAATACTTGAAGTTAGCCGCTTGTCTGCTATTGCTAACTTGGGTCCACATTTCCCAACTCCTTGAAGGCATGAATGAATCAAGTTATCACAATTGTCCAAAAGCTATTTGAATCACCTCCAACCATTTAGGATTTAGCCTTCACTGATTTCATTCTCAATTATCAGGGTACAGGCAAGAACAGAACTTGAAGAAGAACAATGTTCTCTACAACTCCAAATCATCTCCTCTCCATACCAAAATCTCCCGGATCTCATCATCACCCCAGTCTTGAAAAGCCCAGTCCAAGGTAATCACAAAATTCCTTCTAGATTACAGATAGGCTAAACAAAAATCCTTCTTCAAAGTTGTTTTGATCCCTTTGTGATATGATCTTCGATTTAATAGATGTCTGACAGTGatagttgtttttaatttttgagaTGGAGGAAGAAGTCAACCATAATCAGATGCAGCTATAGAAAGAAAGGTGAGGATGGGAAGATGGTGGATTACTATAAGTTGCTTGGTGTTTCTGTTGATTCAAATCCACAAGAAATCAAGGAAGCTTATAGGAAATTGCAAAAGAAACATCACCCTGACATTGCAGGCCAAAGGGTCAGTTATCTTTCTGGACTTTTGGTCTGCTTCCCTTCTactatttatttcttcttcttatgttGAACTTTGTATTTGAATGATGTGAATAGGAGGAAATATTACCCTCTACAGACCCACCTGAACAAACAAAGACAACCTAAGAATCTGGATCTGGACTCGGTCCCGGCCAATTCCAATCTAATCTTTGGAATTAGTTAGGATCGGTGAGAAATTTGGCTGGAATTAACCAAAACATGCCCTAACCCTACTTTCCGTACAAGAATCGAACGAGACGAATCGGCCAGAATCCAGCTGATCTGATCCCGATTCTTGAAAACCCTGGTCTCAGcagtccaaactccaaacacCTGTTACCAATGAATCTTAGAAATGTTTCTGGATGGTATATAGATGAGTCTGGATCCTATGCGGTgagcggtgaggtgcagtgagtcTAATGACCATCCAATCGAACAGTTATTCTTTGCACTCAGTGGTGCGATGAGCATTGGGAGGATGTTTTCACCCATCCAATGGCTGCTCACAGTAGAGGATCCGGGCAGTAATGGAGTCTGGATCCTCTATGGTGAGCGATGAGTGCCAGTCAGTATGCATCCCCTACTGTTTGATGCTCACTGCCGGTCACTGTCTCACCGCAAAGGATCTAGGTGCATAATAATGGCAGTGAGATCATGGGATTTCCTTCTCCCACGAAAGAGGAAAACTTCCTACTTTCCAATCACCGCTTTAGGATCTAACAAAACCATTAGAATTCTAGCTTGTTTATCCGCTCTTTCTTATTGGTGGAAGTGTGTTATGGAGTTCTTAATGATGGTTATCCTTATTTCAGGGTCATGAATATACCATAATGCTGAACGAAGCCTATCATGTGTTAATGACAGAAGATAACAGGAGAAATTATAATGCTTCTATTGGCAGAGCAGGACTTGGAAGAGACTTTTCTGGCGTAGGATACAGCTCTTGGAAGGGTCCCTTGAGATCTCAGGCTCTTTTTGTTGATGAAAATGCTTGCATAGgtcattattcttcttcctccactcCAGAGTTTTACTGATGTAGTGTTATCTTTTCTCTATCCCCCTCAGGTTCCCACATTTTAATTTGAAGGATCACTCACAGCCACCCACCAAACCATGTAGTTTATTCAATAGGATCTGTATCATTTCTTAGTCTGAAATGGCTGCAGGCTGTAGAGAATGTGTGCACCATGCAGGTAACACATTCATGATGGACGACGCTCTCGGATGTGCGCGTGTCAGAGTTCAGTTCGGAGATGAAGACAAACAGATTGAGGTAAAAAATTTAGGGTGAAGGAACTTACAAACCTCATAGTCCATAGATTCCATATAGGAAGTTGGATCCCCCAATTCAATATTATTGCTTACTACCCTCTCAGATGTCTATGGCAATAAAACTTAAACAGATAAGAAAGGTAAAGAAAGTAAGAGTTGGCATATGTATGCATGCTACTGTCCATGATTTCATATTAACATTATCATAAGGAAGATGATGGAAGCAGCGATGACAGGTATCGCTTGATTCATGCCCTGTAAACTGCATCCATTGGGTGGATAGAGAAGAGTTGCCAGTGCTTGAATTCCTTATCCGTCCTCAACCAAAAGAAGCATATGGTGTCTTTAGCGGCGGGTGGGAAAGACCCTCAAATGTGTTTGCTGCAGCCAAGTTCTTCAATAAGCAACTGAAACAGCagaatcatcatcataatcagaGAAGAGGTACAAACTGTTAGTTGTTACTCTCTCTGTGTGTGGGTGGGTGTGTCCGCGCGCGTGTGTGTGCTTGTTAAAGTGGTTGtccaaaaattagaaaacacTCCCCTACATTTTCTGTCTACCATTCCTAAACCTGTGACTTACAGATGATTTGTTTTATGCATCACTGGTGTGGGAATTGCAGCACAAGGGCCTGCTGACGAAGAGACCACAGCCCAGGTGAAGGCTAGAGCTATGGCAAGTATCAAGTTAAAGATGGATCAACTTTCAAGACTTGGGTCTTGGATGAGAGACCTCTTTGGGTATAGCAGATGAAATCAAAGGCAAAATTGCAGGTTATGGAAGCCCATAGACAAGTGATTAGAATTGGATAGCCACCAGAAAATGCAAGCTGTTTTCTCATTTACAAGGGATACatgaaagatatatatatatagcacaCACAGAAAGAAAGGTTGATGGAGGCCATTTACATGTTACATACTTACATCCCCTATATGTACACATAATGTCCATTTGTACAGATATCCTAGACCAAGTTTCTAATTCAAGTTATATTTGTTCATGATCTGGTTGATATAAATATACCTCTTTCTTTTAGCTTCAACCTCCCTAAATAACATGAGGTTCATAGATGTATACAAACTGATTAACATGCACTTCACTGCTTGAGACATTAAAAAAGGCCACACAAGCAACATGCATTGGGTAAAACAGGCAAGATAGAGAGTAATATGCCTCACAGGGGCATTCTAACATCCAATCACACAACTAGAGAGTggattaattttgattttaaaacacTTTAAAAACTTATGGCTCAAAAGATTTAAAATAAGGATAACTTGAATTTAAGCTGTGTTATGCGCAATAATAATTCAATAATATTATAAATCTAAAAGAAAACAGCAGTTCAGGTCTTGAGCGTATTCAAATATTGAGTCAACTTTCTACACTATGCTGGCATTGATTCTCAGATCTAATTCTAAAGCCCCACACAATCCTTCCCTTGAAGACCATTACCAGAAACTGTTACATTGGACCACCTCATAAGTCAAACTTGATGATGAAGTGAATGGAGCATGCCAAGCAAATAATGAATAGCTAAAAGAGACGACATCTGCCTGTTCCAGAACAAGATGCACACTCATCGGCATCCCCTGCTACATGGCTCAAGCAGTGCTTGATTCTGTCATTCACAACATCCTGCAAAACCAAAAATTCCAAGCATTTCAAAGACTATAGAAACCACACGGATATCATATTTCTTACTTGCTCATGAGAAACCCAATACCACAATTAACTCGTGCAGTCCAAGAGGTGCAGTTACGATATACGAGATGCATGAGTGCTCCTTTGCAGCTTCAGCTGTTAAGGCCGGGAtatcctaaaataaaaaataggttgTGAAAATATTCCTCAACAATTACTCCATCTTCATCTGTAAAGAGAGCATAGCCTAGATGTGGTTCACCCACTACAATTTATGAGATTAGAGCCTTGGAGTGCACCTCGTACCAATGCCGCCCTGGGAAGAGAAAATAAGGACTAACAATTACACGATGTGCCCCTTGTTGCACACATAAATTGAATGCATCCTTGATTGATGGCTCAGCCAACTCCTGGTTAAATTAACAAGATACTGAAAGATAAGGGTCAGGTTTCCAGAACAccaaatactcaaaccacaaaTATACTACCAAAGATAAATGTCCCAAGTCAGCATcaccaaatgaaaaaaaataaataaataaaaaatgagaaatc is a window from the Macadamia integrifolia cultivar HAES 741 chromosome 5, SCU_Mint_v3, whole genome shotgun sequence genome containing:
- the LOC122079977 gene encoding sirohydrochlorin ferrochelatase, chloroplastic isoform X2, which produces MDSSSFPSQSTISSDGSRREVHGLGDRDGVIIVDHGSRRQESNLMLNEFVAMFRERTGYPIVEPAHMELAEPSIKDAFNLCVQQGAHRVIVSPYFLFPGRHWYEDIPALTAEAAKEHSCISYIVTAPLGLHELIVDVVNDRIKHCLSHVAGDADECASCSGTGRCRLF
- the LOC122079976 gene encoding chaperone protein dnaJ C76, chloroplastic-like isoform X2, with translation MVDYYKLLGVSVDSNPQEIKEAYRKLQKKHHPDIAGQRGHEYTIMLNEAYHVLMTEDNRRNYNASIGRAGLGRDFSGVGYSSWKGPLRSQALFVDENACIGCRECVHHAGNTFMMDDALGCARVRVQFGDEDKQIEVSLDSCPVNCIHWVDREELPVLEFLIRPQPKEAYGVFSGGWERPSNVFAAAKFFNKQLKQQNHHHNQRRAQGPADEETTAQVKARAMASIKLKMDQLSRLGSWMRDLFGYSR
- the LOC122079976 gene encoding chaperone protein dnaJ C76, chloroplastic-like isoform X1, with amino-acid sequence MFSTTPNHLLSIPKSPGSHHHPSLEKPSPRWRKKSTIIRCSYRKKGEDGKMVDYYKLLGVSVDSNPQEIKEAYRKLQKKHHPDIAGQRGHEYTIMLNEAYHVLMTEDNRRNYNASIGRAGLGRDFSGVGYSSWKGPLRSQALFVDENACIGCRECVHHAGNTFMMDDALGCARVRVQFGDEDKQIEVSLDSCPVNCIHWVDREELPVLEFLIRPQPKEAYGVFSGGWERPSNVFAAAKFFNKQLKQQNHHHNQRRAQGPADEETTAQVKARAMASIKLKMDQLSRLGSWMRDLFGYSR